In Virgibacillus siamensis, the genomic stretch TTCTTGGGTTCAATGTGGATAATAAGGGCCAAAAACAATTAAAGGATGTAGCAGAAGCCGCTGATGGTACATACACAAATGTCCAAAATCAGTCCCATCTACAGGAGGAATTTGATAGATCGGCTGAAATAGCGGGTAAATGGCATATGTGGAAAGCAAATTCCATGGGTGAAGCAAGATCTGAGGCAGTTAAGCGTACCAAAATGATCCGTGATATAAGAGGAGAATGGGTTGACCGATATAGACGCGAACGGCATAACTTTGATAAGGCAATTGATTATTTAAATTATGAAGTAGAAAAGATAAACACAGACTTTGCTTTAGCACTGGGTGATAAGCAGGATGAGCGGATGGACAAGTTAACTGAACTAAAAAACCAAATATGGGATGACTTGTGGAGTATGAAATCTCAGGATTTTGAAAAAGCCAAGAAATCTATCCGTCAAAAATATGATACTAACACGGAAGATTAGTTTTTGGCACGATATACTGTCCTGGGTATATAATCAGCTGCGAATTACTTTAACAAAGCCAGCAAATATTATCGGGCGCATTTCTGAAATAAGAAAAGCGTCCGTTTCTTTTTTTATTCGCCATTCATATCAAAAACAGATTAATTTAATCTAAATTATATATTGTTTCGATTAATATGAAGTCGTATAATTATTAATATACAGTAAATTGGAAATCCGGTCTTTAAAACGTGAGAGCAATATAATCCATTCATGAAGGGGCTGAATTTTTTAATGGTAGAGTATGAAGTATTCCCAAGCCGCTGGGGTTATGGACAAATTATCACAAGCCCGGTTAAAGGAAATGTGGAAAGCATCAAGGTGGAATCAGGAGGAAAGGTTTGCGATCAGCAATTGTTAGTAATGATTCGGGAAGAACAAGGAAAAATAAAGCAAATTTTGACTGGTACGAGCGGAACAGTCGAGACATTAACAGTGAAAGTTGGTGACAAAGTAGTTCGTGGTGATGTTCTCCTTTTTATAAAGGAAGATGGATAGGCAAAAAAATTAAATTGATTTGACGAAGTATTGAAATCCAATTACTATCAGATTATATAATAAGGTGCTAATCTGTATTACAGATTAGCACCTTATTAGTGAACGGCTATTAGCAGGGTGTTAAGTAAAGATAAGAAATAAATGAAGGGAGCAATTTGTTTATGTCAAATTCAGAAAAAAATTTAAGGATCTGCAGCAAAGGACACAAATATTATAAAAGCAGTGATTGCCCAACCTGTCCAATTTGCGAGCGGGAACGCAAACCAGATAATGGGTTTCTTTCGGTACTTTCGGCACCAGCAAGACGCGCTTTGGAAAACAATGGGATAACTTCGTTGCAAAAGTTATCAAAGTTTAATGAAAAGGAGATTCTGCAATTTCATGGGATGGGACCAGCTTCTTTACCTAAACTTAGGTCCGCATTGAAGAAAGAGGGGTTATCGTTTAGAAACTAAACCCTCATTTTTCTTCAATGAATGGATCAGGAGCCTGCCCTGGAAAACAATTGTTTCTCACGCCATTTTCCAAATCGGAAGTACATGAATGCCACGAGACTGCTCAGCAGGAAACTGGTGCCCATACCAAGCGGGATCCCTGTATCGCCGAACCATATGGAAAAAACGTAACTTAATGGAAAACGCAGCACCCAGAACGAGATGATATTTAACACGAGAACTTGATACATCGCACCGGATGCCCTGACAATGCCATTCAAAATAAAGTTGATGCCAAGAAACGGATAACACAAGGCTATAATCTGCAAATATTTCGTTCCAAATGCCACTGCCTCAGCATCATCAACGAACAGCCGAATGCCATATTCCGCAAACAACACCACGATGATTCCAACCAGCAGCATTATTGAAAAGTTGTAAAGCACACCATATCTGGCAATCTCTTTAACCCGCTGCCAATTACGAATGCCGATGTTCTGTCCGGACATACTGTTCACAGCTGTCCCCAGTGCATGAGCCGGCAGCATTAAAATCTTGTCCAGACGCTGGGCTGCTCCGAATCCGGCTACAACACCACTGCCAAAAACCGTGACAACACTCATTATGGCTGCTGAACCGGCTGAAATAACTGCCATCTGCAGCCCGGCTGGAATGCCTAAGTTTAATATCAAACCCACCTCTTGCTTTGAGGGGATTGTCGGTGTACTGAACGGGGCCAGTTTTTTCGATAACACATACACAGCACCGTACAAGAACGCTGTACCCTGTGCTACAATGGTAGCATATGCTGCTCCATTGATA encodes the following:
- a CDS encoding biotin/lipoyl-binding protein, which translates into the protein MVEYEVFPSRWGYGQIITSPVKGNVESIKVESGGKVCDQQLLVMIREEQGKIKQILTGTSGTVETLTVKVGDKVVRGDVLLFIKEDG
- a CDS encoding MATE family efflux transporter, producing the protein MGGKRKDKSSMKKQHDFTNGSIFKHLLIFSGPLMLTNLLQTSYQFADSLWVGNLLGANALGAVAISSTIIFTVLSFVLGLNNAALTILSQQKGKDNEAGLKRYLNAFVVILTILALTLSVLGFILAEQLLQLLGTPGNMLGDAETYLQINFLGMLFLFGYNFISTVLRAMGDSKTPLRFVVIAVLLNIILNPLFIAGLNLGINGAAYATIVAQGTAFLYGAVYVLSKKLAPFSTPTIPSKQEVGLILNLGIPAGLQMAVISAGSAAIMSVVTVFGSGVVAGFGAAQRLDKILMLPAHALGTAVNSMSGQNIGIRNWQRVKEIARYGVLYNFSIMLLVGIIVVLFAEYGIRLFVDDAEAVAFGTKYLQIIALCYPFLGINFILNGIVRASGAMYQVLVLNIISFWVLRFPLSYVFSIWFGDTGIPLGMGTSFLLSSLVAFMYFRFGKWREKQLFSRAGS
- a CDS encoding RNA polymerase alpha subunit C-terminal domain-containing protein, producing MSNSEKNLRICSKGHKYYKSSDCPTCPICERERKPDNGFLSVLSAPARRALENNGITSLQKLSKFNEKEILQFHGMGPASLPKLRSALKKEGLSFRN
- a CDS encoding vWA domain-containing protein, encoding MKPYKKKTFDQALDAFSPAGWTPLADAIKLAKKDLNGSKGKNNTNIIYIVSDGIGTCGGDPVKQAKSLANANINPIVNVLGFNVDNKGQKQLKDVAEAADGTYTNVQNQSHLQEEFDRSAEIAGKWHMWKANSMGEARSEAVKRTKMIRDIRGEWVDRYRRERHNFDKAIDYLNYEVEKINTDFALALGDKQDERMDKLTELKNQIWDDLWSMKSQDFEKAKKSIRQKYDTNTED